One region of Carya illinoinensis cultivar Pawnee chromosome 8, C.illinoinensisPawnee_v1, whole genome shotgun sequence genomic DNA includes:
- the LOC122318147 gene encoding uncharacterized protein LOC122318147 produces MLNLLICGSGGSTFHHEEDQGDPWNNSPCTSPTKARKNRCHNKNKNPYSSRGLDKFSALLNDLEEKRNKIYSQVDSRDIFMVRFVYSNSNDCVPIVVKSKTNKEGKTKSRDGKEEEAIAPFEISDVDSIEVKQPEVISEPKEKRKKKRVVWNMKLDKWRRPSYYLPAIIILILLLLTMFGRTFAILCTCLGWYIVPTLKESSKTERSSTKKKDHVRKLSEKKMVIKENKKDYMRSISGVVEGNSAPHHSHQKSW; encoded by the coding sequence ATGCTGAATCTTTTAATCTGTGGCAGTGGCGGCAGTACTTTTCATCATGAAGAAGATCAAGGTGACCCATGGAACAATAGTCCTTGTACATCACCAACAAAAGCACGGAAGAATAGGTGTCATAACAAGAACAAGAACCCATATTCCAGTCGTGGGCTCGACAAGTTTTCTGCACTTTTAAATGATCTTGAAGAGAAGAGGAACAAGATTTACTCACAAGTGGACTCCCGAGATATCTTTATGGTGCGCTTTGTGTACTCGAACTCAAATGATTGCGTTCCAATTGTGGTGAAGTCCAAGACCAACAAGGAAGGCAAAACTAAGAGCAGGGATGGGAAAGAAGAGGAAGCGATCGCACCGTTTGAGATCTCAGACGTTGATTCGATAGAAGTGAAGCAGCCAGAAGTAATATCGGAGCCCAAAGAAAAGCGTAAGAAGAAGAGGGTTGTATGGAACATGAAGTTGGATAAATGGAGGCGGCCATCTTACTATCTGCCAGCTATTATTATCTTGATTTTGCTGCTATTGACTATGTTTGGACGAACTTTTGCAATACTTTGTACCTGTCTTGGGTGGTACATAGTCCCTACCTTGAAGGAGAGCTCAAAAACAGAAAGGTCATCAACAAAGAAGAAAGATCATGTCAGAAAATTGAGCGAGAAGAAGATGGTGATCAAGGAGAACAAGAAAGACTATATGAGAAGCATTTCTGGGGTTGTGGAAGGCAACTCAGCGCCGCATCACAGTCATCAGAAAAGCTGGTGA